The proteins below are encoded in one region of Toxoplasma gondii ME49 chromosome IV, whole genome shotgun sequence:
- a CDS encoding phosphotransferase enzyme family protein (encoded by transcript TGME49_320630~Signal peptide predicted by SignalP 2.0 HMM (probability 0.833) with cleavage site probability 0.515 at residue 20), producing MQVLACVLGIVCLYLRTAPASPSGAGSLFLVASGAQTEPAVDDSAVQQGSTAETSVAPTHLRGSDGALRTQTPQARPLAEMSAQQTEATAGAAAKDPSMPGHHGDPHLNDDVAKVQSFIGCCVKGWENLPESSLRVTVLSGGLSNRLFAVDALPPPEARTGSNPMGHALEAPERSSSGKRHTHCPCGNSRQEPPETAASNSPSVTRDETQPPQRVLVRLYGHGQEHTFFDAAEERRVFKLLGDMGLAPKCLAEFPGGRVETWIVGQALKRTELQNEAVQRQVVDLLADFHQTILPPSGSNYSADPAWCRWVQQLPQAFSGHRTSEDCNSEQEDPFVRPRCDFAFCRLDAWAEDAKKGSASRLQVGTQIPPLHASISRGVSTDAAEANGVVTPEVTGPSSLLSPAEKRHLDRVGLLQYYTEEAKKLEEVLLARVKYELDPERVREVYGSPEAWRLLSGASIVFSHNDVQENNVMQHDDGVLQMIDFEYSGRNFRSYDMGNLFREMTIDYADVQMYPFFSVHLTDYPSLPVRRRFITHYLNRLLTVYGSTSGVLAVIPRGTISKAMVDNFEVMVEFSGLISDLLWAFWSLAQMPDAEPSDEFSHMQYVLSRLTLYELKKSELIRRGLFPARK from the exons ATGCAGGTACTCGCGTGTGTGCTGGGCATTGTCTGCCTCTATTTAAGGACCGCTCCTGCGTCCCCTTCAGGCGCTGGCTCTTTGTTTCTGGTGGCCAGTGGCGCGCAGACAGAGCCAGCAGTGGACGACTCCGCTGTACAGCAAGGGTCGACCGCGGAAACCTCTGTCGCGCCGACGCATTTGCGTGGAAGTGATGGAGCTCTTCGCACACAAACGCCGCAGGCGCGGCCGCTCGCTGAGATGTCTGCACAGCAGACGGAAGCCACAGCTGGCGCCGCGGCGAAGGATCCGAGTATGCCAGGGCACCATGGTGACCCGCATCTGAATGATGACGTTGCTAAAGTGCAGTCGTTTATCGGGTGCTGCGTAAAGGGCTGGGAAAACCTTCCGGAAAGCTCTCTGCGCGTCACCGTTCTCTCTGGCGGCCTCAGCAATCGCCTTTTTGCGGTAGATGCCCTCCCACCGCCGGAGGCGCGCACTGGCAGCAACCCCATGGGCCATGCGCTTGAAGCGCCGGAACGAAGTTCGTCCGGGAAAAGGCACACGCATTGTCCGTGTGGAAATTCGAGGCAAGAGCCGCCGGAGACCGCCGCCTCGAATTCACCCTCCGTAACGAGGGATGAAACCCAACCGCCGCAGCGAGTGCTCGTTCGGCTGTACGGTCATGGCCAAGAACATACTTTCTTTGATGCAGCTGAGGAACGTCGCGTGTTCAAACTTTTAGGGGATATGGGCCTTGCCCCGAAATGTCTCGCTGAGTTTCCA GGTGGCCGAGTCGAGACCTGGATCGTAGGACAAGCTCTGAAGCGGACGGAATTGCAGAACGAGGCGGTGCAGAGACAGGTTGTTGATCTT cTCGCGGACTTCCACCAAACCATTCTGCCTCCGTCGGGAAGTAACTACTCGGCCGACCCAGCTTGGTGCCGGTGGGTGCAGCAATTGCCACAGGCGTTTAGTGGGCATCGAACCAGCGAGGACTGCAACTCCGAGCAGGAAGACCCCTTCGTCCGCCCGCGTTGCGACTTTGCGTTCTGTCGCCTTGATGCATGGGCCGAAGATGCGAAGAAAGGTTCTGCGTCGCGGCTCCAAGTCGGCACTCAGATTCctcctttgcatgcatccattTCTCGAGGAGTTTCGACCGACGCCGCTGAGGCGAACGGTGTTGTCACACCTGAGGTAACGggtccttcctcgctgttgTCTCCCGCGGAGAAGCGTCATCTCGATCGTGTCGGCCTGCTTCAGTATTACaccgaggaagcgaagaagctcgAGGAG GTATTGCTCGCACGGGTGAAGTACGAACTTGACCCAGAGAGAGTGAGGGAAGTCTACGGAAGTCCTGAGGCGTGGCGACTGCTGTCTGGTGCGTCGATTGTGTTCTCTCACAACGACGTACAGGAGAACAATGTGATGCAG CACGATGACGGCGTTCTGCAGATGATCGATTTCGAGTACTCGGGCAGAAATTTCCGAAGCTATGACATGGGCAACTTATTTCGGGAGATGACGATTGACTATGCAGACGTTCAAA TGtaccctttcttctccgtccacTTGACCGACTACCCCTCGCTGCCGGTTCGACGACGCTTCATCACGCACTATTTGAATCGCCTGCTCACAGTCTACGGTTCCACGTCCGGTGTCTTGGCAGTTATTCCGCGGGGAACCATTTCCAAGGCTATGGTGGACAACTTTGAAGTTATG GTGGAGTTCAGCGGCCTGATTTCCGATCTTCTGTGGGCCTTCTGGTCTCTTGCTCA GATGCCAGATGCCGAACCATCGGACGAGTTCTCCCACATGCAGTACGTTTTGTCCCG ACTGACCCTCTATGAGCTTAAGAAAAGCGAGCTTATTCGGCGTGGACTCTTCCCGGCTCGAAAGTGA
- a CDS encoding queuine tRNA ribosyl transferase (encoded by transcript TGME49_320620) — translation MPGSHRDLFTLMSCFALFPPAAQSLHLGVIKTMDSLLSGWMLHPALFGVKRDCLPTYTGGNRRVSAPSRRRTNRCSSLKSPPLRLSRRSAVVSIFLLSICGHIWGREWGSATRTAVLHSFPCSPLDASPIPVQIHRVARHSHSRTCTRRWQNFSSALPPGTQCSVTFPEHFRSPRTGSRPGTLALFAFLQKRVFSNDTATGSHPIFLSVFREAQKPSLGSCHRKTHTPCVRLFSTPSPKEPGRRVGSSRICVGFLGGCLSKKQARLPWRWAADYQLFRSTQQRHWTVSHSATLDSFGANSRMRRVPREGGNTSRATRAKSRLYGGMVPSLQSGLSLPDIITGREEGSPKAGTPRVGLIRTRFGDVETPNFILCGTKATVKGITVEMLREANTQIILANTYHLLVYPGPEVIERLGGLQHFTGWHGPMFTDSGGYQIFSLHHGSIADEVKGRRRGSVNRGESVSRASVPGALEGDRGDKLDAESRLNNEGRFDDAVFDRDTDGDDPNSHLLRLDETGAVFRSYHTGQRIELTPERAMEAQAQLGADLIVALDECTPFHTSKGYTAASMRRSHRWALRCLVALSRLREMRGGLPPQFPVFYEKYPATSQPACRSPSCDAVLSGVRKRSVNRVTADDSEESTRSAQSISVGPRSHAECPICSASRDHATTKPAGHGLDSHDPQAFPQQGLYGVVQGGVYRDLREESVSFVNEHPFFGSAIGGSLGADSEQMHAVVRETAQQLRRDRPIHLLGIGRMRDIFHGVRQGIDTFDCVHPTRAGRHGSALVPLAFWEDSGSVNVPPSACWDYGDANTGARKVDNVAPRTGVRASAQELPSFLPGQSAAPCLSARQRRRTAFPAAAQRPKEYVDLRNAAFKFDDRPILPNCGCYTCRTASRAYLHYLLKAGEQLGGVLVTVHNIFTMNRLMGSIRQAILQNRLDEEEGKWIHPLMRL, via the exons ATGCCTGGATCCCACCGTGATCTCTTCACCTTGATGTCATGTTTTGCCTTATTTCCTCCAGCTGCGCAATCGCTGCACCTTGGAGTGATAAAAACGATGGATTCACTTCTGAGTGGGTGGATGCTCCACCCGGCCCTCTTTGGTGTGAAGCGTGACTGTTTACCAACCTACACAGGCGGGAATCGTCGTGTGTCGGCACCCAGCCGACGCAGGACGAACCGCTGTTCTTCGTTAAAATCACCCCCGCTGCGTTTGTCGAGACGCTCTGCAGTCGTCAGTATCTTCCTGCTCAGCATCTGCGGGCACATTTGGGGTCGGGAGTGGGGGAGTGCGACGCGAACGGCGGTCCTCCATTCATTTCCCTGTTCTCCTTTGGACGCGTCGCCGATTCCCGTGCAGATCCACAGGGTTGCCAGACACTCGCATTCTAGAACTTGCACCCGCCGCTGGCAGAACTTTTCCTCCGCGCTGCCTCCTGGGACACAGTGTAGCGTCACCTTCCCGGAGCATTTCCGGTCGCCCAGAACTGGTTCCCGCCCCGGTACACTGGCACTCTTTGCCTTTCTCCAAAAGCGCGTGTTCTCAAATGATACGGCTACGGGAAGCCATCCtatttttctctccgtcttccgtGAAGCTCAAAAGCCGTCTCTTGGCTCATGCCACCGCAAAACCCATACGCCCTGTGTCCGTCTTTTCTCAACACCTTCTCCGAAGGAGCCAGGACGGCGGGTGGGAAGTTCACGGATTTGTGTCGGTTTTCTTGGTGGCTGCCTgtcgaagaagcaggcgcGGCTCCCGTGGAGGTGGGCCGCAGACTACCAGCTCTTCAGGTCCACACAGCAGCGGCACTGGACGGTGTCTCACAGTGCAACGCTGGACAGCTTTGGAGCGAATTCGCGAATGCGCAGGGTACctcgagagggaggaaacacCTCGAGAGCCACTCGAGCCAAGAGCAGACTGTACGGGGGCATGGTCCCGTCCCTTCAAAGCGGATTGTCTTTGCCGGACATCATCACCGGGCGGGAGGAAGGGAGTCCGAAGGCGGGAACGCCCCGCGTAGGTTTGATTCGGACCCGTTTCGGGGATGTGGAGACACCCAACTTCATCCTCTGCGGCACCAAAGCCACAGTGAAAGGCATCACTGTCGAAATGCTCCGTGAAGCAAACACACAG ATCATTCTTGCCAACACCTACCACTTGCTAGTGTATCCGGGTCCAGAAGTCATTGAACGCTTGGGCGGACTTCAG CATTTCACCGGCTGGCACGGCCCGATGTTCACCGACAGCGGCGGCTACCAgattttttctctgcaccaTGGCAGCATTGCCGATGAGGTGAAGGGCCGTCGGCGGGGTAGTGTCAATCGCGGCGAATCGGTTTCAAGGGCGTCTGTGCCTGGAGCCTtggaaggcgacagaggtgATAAGCTGGACGCCGAGAGCCGCCTCAACAATGAAGGCCGTTTCGACGACGCTGTgttcgacagagacacagatggGGACGATCCAAACTCGCACTTACTCCGTCTAGATGAAACAGGAGCCGTTTTCCGCAGTTACCACACGGGACAGCGGATTGAGTTGACTCCCGAAAGAGCTATGGAAGCTCAGGCACAACTCG GAGCGGACCTCATTGTTGCACTCGATGAATGCACGCCGTTCCACACTTCCAAG GGTTACACGGCGGCTTCGATGCGACGGTCTCACCGGTGGGCTCTTCGGTGTCTTGTCGCTCTCAGTCGCCTCAGGGAAATGCGGGGTGGACTGCCTCCACAGTTCCCCGTGTTTTACGAAAAATATCCAGCGACAAGCCAGCCAGCTTGTCGGTCTCCTTCCTGTGACGCCGTTCTGAGTGGCGTCCGGAAACGCTCGGTAAATAGGGTCACTGCCGACGACTCGGAAGAGTCCACGCGGTCTGCCCAGTCCATTTCTGTGGGTCCGCGAAGCCATGCAGAGTGCCCCAtctgctctgcgtctcggGACCACGCAACGACAAAGCCTGCAGGGCATGGACTCGACTCTCACGACCCTCAGGCGTTTCCTCAACAAGGTTTATACGGAGTTGTCCAGGGCGGCGTCTACAGAGATTTGAGGGAGGAGAGCGTCAGCTTTGTGAACGA ACATCCGTTTTTCGGATCGGCAATCGGTGGCAGCTTAGGAGCTGACAGCgagcagatgcatgcagtcgttCGAGAAACTGCACA GCAGTTGCGAAGAGACCGGCCCATCCATTTGCTGGGGATCGGACGCATGCGTGACATTTTCCACGGTGTCAGGCAG GGTATAGACACGTTTGATTGCGTCCATCCAACGCGGGCCGGACGCCATGGCAGCGCCCTCGTTCCGCTTGCGTTCTGGGAAGACAGCGGATCCGTTAATGTCCCACCATCTGCCTGCTGGGATTACGGCGACGCGAACACCGGCGCACGCAAAGTTGACAATGTAGCTCCGCGAACAGGAGTTCGAGCCTCGGCTCAAGAGTTGCCCAGTTTCTTGCCAGGTCAATCCGCGGCGCCATGTTTATCCGCTcgccagagaaggcgaacggcCTTCCCTGCAGCAGCGCAGAGACCCAAGGAGTACGTGGACTTGCGAAAT GCTGCGTTCAAGTTTGACGACAGACCCATTCTACCAAACTGTGGCTGTTACACGTGCAGAACCGCGAGCAG GGCGTACTTGCACTATCTCTTGAAGGCCGGAGAGCAGCTGGGAGGAGTGCTTGTTACTGTTCACAACATCTTTACCATGAACAGGCTCATGGGTAGCATCAG GCAAGCGATCCTACAAAATAGgctcgacgaagaagaaggaaagtgGATACATCCGCTGATGCGGCTTTGA
- a CDS encoding hypothetical protein (encoded by transcript TGME49_320610) produces the protein MSGQNSFVLGRGVPSVSPRPFCCSTPALSSLNFCSLTEYQSRTGMRMLHPFEVGAGRCLVTQFVRSTGPSRDARSRCRSGEKGVSRACSQGKVPDNIAGSPDVRPRDSLLPCCDYLLRRLLPSVLSECFSGNRTPNLAPAERKAGDNARCSRCGRPQLESEQPEQEIVRKINEATANSSDFRRELGPTTADTARAAASPSTSAVGGGSACEGGSPVAGSFPDMPEEGISTVVSQNAPRNSAAIAYSFFSDRLRAIRQDAVRQRLNTPDLFVILLQCARFHLFAEYFWGGGMYRKSTASSEPASWVRRPHSPNLSDIEVRQYDSSESGVAGAGRHLSARTPPLESAAKDSHLESANNGAQVQEVSPEATFRVSGFSPSLNRFLLSSCLVQLLGITLRESRRFRLLKRRKKREHKMGADCRISGPGSHKVSSEETRSELEEFARGLGVEISEIDEVVAVFLLSQTLAVPVQTMFNSGQERSIFVIQEITRALGVWLNDLPWSVLALRMTIQASSGVDPRRALLSQERAPLPFLLQCAVYPHADRLRAVVLAEIKASAVAAVPGTVVSMKQLIQLMACGRAEDATSVCLRLGAGEPVYSQEARREAEGSSAEGGSGRDSGKQRLQPTHSMSLPAPRHANSQLGEGHTGDAKSAHPANFSSDFSKADHEAVSAQLQISNVTKYTYRHEVVAGIRFRRTDETTYAPGHTLATNGTKKEPGKQIRFSEILALVGSDSWMRSAPSFVMHAPVDVEELRNIFAWPPPLVKQEHRVTLCL, from the exons ATGTCGGGTCAAAACAGCTTCGTGCTAGGTAGAGGAGTGCCCTCTGTATCGCCCCGGCCGTTCTGCTGTTCTACccctgctctttcttctctgaacTTTTGCAGTTTGACCGAATACCAATCGCGTACTGGCATGCGGATGCTTCACCCCTTCGAGGTAGGAGCTGGTCGGTGCCTTGTGACTCAATTCGTCAGGTCAACTGGGCCTTCGCGTGATGCCAGATCCCGTTGTCGCAGTGGCGAAAAGGGTGTGTCCCGTGCCTGCAGTCAAGGGAAAGTCCCGGACAACATTGCGGGGTCTCCAGACGTCCGACCGCGGGACTCCTTACTGCCCTGCTGTGACTACCTTTTGCGCCGCCTTCTGCCATCAGTTCTCTCTGAATGCTTTTCCGGCAACAGGACTCCAAACCTTGCCCCAGCAGAGCGGAAGGCGGGGGACAATGCACGGTGTAGCCGGTGCGGTCGGCCACAGCTTGAATCAGAACAACCGGAACAAGAAATAGTTCGTAAGATAAACGAAGCGACCGCAAACTCTTCAGATTTTAGGCGAGAGCTCGGGCCCACAACGGCAGATACCGCCAGAGCAGCTGCATCCCCGTCGACATCTGCTGTAGGCGGGGGCAGTGCGTGTGAAGGGGGATCTCCGGTAGCGGGTAGCTTTCCTGATATGCCTGAAGAGGGTATATCTACAGTCGTTAGTCAAAACGCACCACGGAACTCCGCTGCGATTGCTTactcgtttttctcagaTCGGCTGCGAGCCATCCGCCAGGATGCGGTTCGCCAGCGTCTGAATACACCGGATTTGTTCGTTATTCTCCTTCAGTGTGCACGGTTCCATCTGTTTGCTGAGTACTTTTGGGGTGGGGGAATGTACCGCAAGTCTACCGCGTCCTCTGAGCCAGCTTCTTGGGTTAGGCGGCCGCATTCGCCTAACCTAAGCGACATCGAGGTCAGACAGTACGACTCTAGCGAGAGCGGGGTAGCAGGAGCAGGAAGGCACTTGTCGGCACGCACGCCTCCATTAGAATCAGCTGCAAAAGACAGCCACCTTGAATCCGCGAATAACGGCGCCCAGGTACAGGAAGTATCTCCTGAAGCGACCTTTAGAGTTTCTGGGTTTTCTCCCAGTCTCaaccgttttcttctgtcctcaTGCCTTGTACAACTCCTCGGCATCACTCTCCGAGAATCGCGGCGCTTTCGATTGTTGAAgcggcgaaaaaaaagagaacacaAGATGGGAGCTGACTGCAGGATTAGTGGTCCAGGTAGCCACAAGGTGTCGTCGGAAGAAACCCGATCGGAGCTCGAGGAATTTGCCAGGGGACTGGGCGTCGAAATCTCAGAAATTGACGAGGTCGTCGCCGTTTTCTTGTTGTCCCAGACACTCGCTGTGCCTGTTCAAACGATGTTTAACTcaggacaggaaagaagcatTTTTGTGATTCAGGAGATAACCAGAGCTCTCGGTGTCTGGTTGAACGACCTTCCCTGGTCTGTTTTGGCACTCCGAATGACTATTCAAG CTTCATCTGGCGTAGACCCACGCCGTGCCCTCTTAAGTCAAGAGAGAGCTccccttcctttccttcttcagtgCGCTGTGTATCCACACGCAGACCGACTTCGAGCTGTTGTCCTTGCCGAGATTAAGGCGTCCGCAGTAGCAGCTGTACCAGGCACAGTGGTATCGATGAAACAGTTAATCCAGTTAATGGCGTGCGGTAGGGCCGAGGATGCGACCAGTGTGTGTCTACGCTTGGGAGCTGGCGAACCTGTCTATAGTCAGGAAGCAAGACGTGAGGCAGAGGGAAGCAGTGCCGAAGGCGGTTCAGGCAGGGATAGCGGAAAACAGCGCCTGCAGCCGACACATAGCATGTCGTTGCCAGCTCCGCGACACGCGAACAGCCAACTCGGGGAAGGGCACACAGGGGACGCAAAAAGCGCACATCCAGCGAACTTTAGCTCCGATTTCTCAAAAGCCGATCATGAAGCAGTTTCAGCGCAGCTGCAGATATCAAATGTTACAAAATATACCTATCGACACGAGGTAGTTGCAGGCATCCGCTTTCGCAGAACTGACGAAACTACATACGCGCCAGGGCACACTCTCGCAACTAATGGTACAAAAAAGGAACCAGGAAAACAAATTCGTTTCTCTGAGATTCTTGCCCTGGTTGGAAGCGATTCATGGATGCGGTCCGCTCCGTCATTCGTAATGCATGCACCTGTTGATGTCGAGGAGTTGAGAAATATCTTCGCTTGGCCTCCACCACTCGTTAAGCAAGAACATCGGGTTACTCTATGCTTGTGA
- a CDS encoding cold-shock DNA-binding domain-containing protein (encoded by transcript TGME49_320600), with protein sequence MGVSSSKVFGWGWFSLHSRARSKSTQPPRTSSETLAAACSAPTSTNPKTQVAWNPQTRLIVYFRIFLSFPYYLSQLFRPRRKMEDQIQRGHCKWFDSKKGFGFITAEDGTDLFVHQTEIKAQGFRNLAEGESVEFRVQVGHDGKRKAVSVTGPNGDFVQGEPRPRMDAGRGGYRGDGNQGPRYGGPNAGGYNTGYNNGYGNPAPGGYGY encoded by the exons ATGGGTGTTTCTTCGAGTAAGGTTTTTGGATGGGGGTGGTTCTCGCTGCACTCTCGAGCTAGGAGTAAGTCGACCCAACCTCCCCGCACATCGTCCGAGACACTCGCTGCAGCCTGCAGCGCTCCCACCTCCACAAACCCGAAAACCCAGGTTGCGTGGAACCCACAGACCCGGTTG ATCGTGTATTTTCGCATCTTCTTAAG TTTCCCTTACTACCTTTCACAACTCTTCCGACCTCGACGCAAAATGGAGGACCAAATTCAGAGAGGCCACTGCAAATGGTTCGACTCGAAGAAG GGCTTCGGGTTCATCACTGCCGAGGACGGCACTGATCTTTTCGTGCACCAGACTGAGATCAAGGCTCAAGGTTTCAGAAACCTCGCTGAGGGTGAGAGCGTCGAGTTCCGCGTACAAGTTGGCCACgatggaaagagaaaggccgTCAGCGTGACTGGCCCCAACGGCGACTTCGTGCAG GGTGAGCCTCGACCCCGAATGGACGCTGGTCGTGGTGGCTACCGCGGAGACGGCAACCAGGGTCCGAGATATGGGGGCCCCAACGCGGGCGGCTACAACACTGGGTACAACAACGGCTACGGGAACCCTGCTCCCGGCGGCTACGGCTATTAA